A genome region from Bacteroidia bacterium includes the following:
- a CDS encoding SDR family oxidoreductase, which produces MKLKGKRIVITGASSGIGRALAKEALLRGAYVCVGARNVAALQELSLQENTQHLYFTQLDVTQQNSCEAFVQFAVEKMGGIDVLINNAGISMRANFAQLDVSVIEQVMQVNFFGLVYCTRAAMPYLLQSKGTVVGVSSVAGFNGLPGRTGYAASKFAMHGFLEALRTENLQTGLHVMIACPGFTESNIRHAALDAHGKAQSESPRNEQSMMSAEQVAIIILNGVERRKKQVIMTLQGKLSYLLSKFAPGILRKLTFNHMKSEPNAPF; this is translated from the coding sequence ATGAAATTAAAAGGGAAACGGATTGTAATTACAGGTGCATCATCAGGCATTGGAAGGGCATTGGCAAAAGAAGCACTCTTGAGGGGAGCTTATGTTTGTGTGGGTGCGCGTAATGTAGCTGCCTTGCAGGAGTTATCCTTGCAGGAAAATACCCAACATTTGTATTTCACGCAATTAGATGTTACCCAACAAAACAGTTGTGAGGCTTTTGTGCAATTCGCAGTAGAAAAGATGGGAGGTATTGATGTTTTAATCAACAATGCCGGTATTAGTATGAGGGCAAATTTTGCTCAATTAGATGTTTCGGTCATTGAGCAGGTGATGCAAGTAAATTTCTTTGGACTTGTTTATTGTACTCGTGCTGCAATGCCTTACTTGTTACAATCTAAAGGAACTGTTGTTGGGGTAAGTTCGGTAGCAGGGTTTAATGGTTTGCCGGGAAGAACCGGTTATGCTGCTTCAAAATTTGCGATGCACGGATTTTTAGAAGCTCTCAGAACTGAAAACCTCCAAACAGGATTGCACGTAATGATAGCATGTCCGGGGTTTACAGAGTCAAATATTCGACATGCTGCATTGGATGCCCATGGAAAAGCACAATCAGAATCTCCACGTAATGAACAAAGCATGATGTCTGCCGAACAAGTTGCAATCATTATTTTAAATGGAGTTGAAAGACGCAAAAAACAAGTCATCATGACCTTGCAAGGCAAATTGAGTTATTTGTTGAGTAAGTTTGCTCCCGGAATTTTGAGGAAACTCACTTTTAATCACATGAAATCAGAACCCAATGCGCCATTTTAA
- a CDS encoding FAD-binding oxidoreductase codes for MNKERVLVVGQGLTGSVIALQLKARGHEVWVVDENRKFTSSNVAAGLFNPIVVGRLKITWNAASLFAHFANFYLQVEKQLQVSFFHRMPLIHLCKDIEEQNDWDVLVGTDKTAVWIEEYHGHFPDYIRSDFGSYLVKSTGWVDLPLFISTVRKMFQVADRFVVGSPIVGQDIEIKEHGFLFENSQFDKVFLCRGEFERTQPEFPHLPYNPVKGQVFEIETAFELEPTIYHKQVFMLPTGKHSARVGSTYTWDRMDYEPTQKETDFLKERLDDFLQGKYAIKEIKAGVRPAFHYGRPMFAEHEQIKGMYVLNGMGSKGVTLAPYYAEQLLNSVYGAE; via the coding sequence ATGAACAAAGAGAGGGTGTTGGTGGTTGGACAAGGTTTGACAGGCTCAGTAATAGCTCTCCAACTAAAGGCGCGCGGACATGAAGTTTGGGTAGTGGACGAAAACAGAAAATTTACTTCCTCCAACGTAGCAGCAGGACTATTTAACCCAATAGTTGTAGGCAGACTAAAAATTACTTGGAACGCAGCATCACTCTTTGCACATTTTGCAAATTTTTATTTACAAGTTGAAAAGCAACTTCAAGTTAGTTTTTTTCACCGTATGCCTCTCATCCATCTTTGTAAAGATATTGAAGAACAAAACGATTGGGATGTGTTAGTCGGTACTGATAAAACAGCGGTATGGATTGAGGAATATCATGGACATTTTCCTGATTACATTCGTTCAGATTTTGGCAGTTATCTAGTAAAATCAACAGGTTGGGTTGATTTGCCGTTATTTATTTCAACGGTAAGAAAAATGTTTCAAGTTGCCGACAGGTTTGTTGTTGGGTCACCCATCGTTGGACAAGATATTGAAATAAAGGAACATGGATTTTTGTTTGAAAATAGTCAATTTGACAAAGTATTTCTGTGCAGGGGAGAGTTTGAACGCACACAACCTGAATTTCCTCATTTGCCATATAATCCGGTCAAAGGACAAGTGTTTGAAATAGAAACAGCATTTGAGTTAGAACCGACCATTTATCATAAACAAGTTTTTATGTTACCCACCGGTAAACATTCTGCACGTGTAGGTTCTACTTATACATGGGATCGTATGGATTATGAGCCAACACAAAAAGAAACCGACTTTTTAAAAGAGCGTTTAGATGATTTTTTGCAAGGAAAGTATGCTATTAAAGAGATAAAGGCAGGCGTTAGACCCGCATTTCACTATGGAAGACCCATGTTTGCAGAACATGAACAAATAAAGGGGATGTATGTGTTGAATGGCATGGGATCTAAAGGAGTTACCTTAGCTCCCTATTATGCAGAGCAACTGTTGAATTCAGTTTATGGAGCCGAATGA
- a CDS encoding FixH family protein: MKTIQSIMLNTVIFFMGASILLTSCKKENMTEQPKSTNEVQGLKLVSTLENNTHKINLYTLNGKFSMGYNSVFFQIKNTDGSLVKNATATWQPMMHMMKKSHSCPSSSIKKKAGATSTYQGSIVFQMASNDQEYWELTVNYTIDGKEYSATDTIVVEAVTNRVVSVFKGSDNISYIIALVEPSQPKIGMNAMKAVLYKMVDMNAFELVQGFKINIDPRMPDMGNHSSPNNINLIEDNEMYVGSVNFTMTGFWRISLMVYDSSDDLIKGEEVTIDNPNSSLFFEVGF, translated from the coding sequence ATGAAGACAATTCAATCAATCATGCTCAACACCGTGATCTTTTTCATGGGAGCATCCATACTTTTAACATCATGTAAAAAAGAAAACATGACTGAACAACCTAAAAGCACAAACGAAGTGCAAGGTTTAAAACTCGTTTCAACCTTAGAAAACAACACCCATAAAATCAATTTATATACACTAAACGGGAAATTTTCTATGGGGTATAACTCAGTATTCTTTCAAATAAAAAATACAGATGGAAGTCTTGTAAAGAATGCAACTGCAACCTGGCAACCGATGATGCACATGATGAAAAAATCTCACTCATGTCCTTCATCCTCTATCAAGAAAAAAGCAGGTGCAACATCTACCTATCAAGGCAGCATTGTTTTTCAAATGGCAAGCAATGACCAAGAATATTGGGAACTCACAGTGAACTACACCATTGATGGCAAAGAATACAGTGCTACTGACACCATAGTTGTAGAAGCAGTAACCAATCGTGTTGTCTCTGTGTTTAAAGGAAGTGACAACATTTCATACATTATCGCATTGGTTGAACCAAGCCAGCCAAAAATCGGGATGAACGCAATGAAAGCCGTTTTATACAAAATGGTTGACATGAATGCATTTGAGCTTGTACAAGGGTTTAAAATCAATATCGACCCTCGTATGCCTGATATGGGCAATCACAGTTCCCCTAACAATATCAACTTGATTGAGGACAATGAAATGTATGTTGGAAGTGTAAACTTTACAATGACAGGTTTTTGGAGAATCAGTTTGATGGTATATGATTCATCTGACGACCTTATCAAAGGAGAAGAAGTAACAATAGACAACCCAAACAGCAGTTTGTTTTTTGAAGTAGGATTTTAA